A single window of Sulfurihydrogenibium subterraneum DSM 15120 DNA harbors:
- a CDS encoding EAL domain-containing protein — protein sequence MNFSICPHDTEKGLKFWKDFIRQLEEKLGEKIDFKPYKSFEEEKENLDTKIHHVYYASPEIAIHLYQKGYKPVARFKRQRDTFLIIGKDESVFNKRFIKVATALSNPPVYGLLNSDFEDLEVIFTKTWQEVFELVKEGKVDLGIIYNETWEEIKNKEGINIFRSNTLETSHIFMVHPTVYDKVKLVLLSFDFLEEVTDDDINKTMETFAKFRILAKKWEEHDIAKAVLNTDNLGIVIYQEKVVFVNDYVPKLFGYSKDEILSKSILDFIYQEDREKVIPIVEKRLKGEKFQISHKEVRAVSKSGKILILTVFGGTILFNGKYSGFLIFFDITKQKKYERLYHLLREVNQAITLSITEEEMFEKVSKALVEKVGLKFVWIGTKESEDNPYFKVIYKYGEDKGYLEQVKISWREDLPTGRGPTGTAFRTDKIFIIPNTQTDTRFIPWREYAKERGFLSTLALPLKSEDGKVKYVITIYSPEPEFFDEDVISVLEELKQDLEFSIKRLSEIRKNIIISKAIENSDSWVLVADENFKITYVNDTVCKISGYSKEELIGQNPRIFKSGVQPREFYEELYKTILSGKPFSAVFANKKKNGELFHLKTTIYPVEIPPNIKRYLAIGIDITKEVELQHQVAKLENYDTLTNLMNLKGFFLILSERLKSLDCCGILALIDIKDFTFINQIYGFVVGNFLLKEVAGRLNLAFSDAIIARTAADEFGIFKEIKKGTETIELNQFIEKLNTVFSHSIFYEDKLINLSFNAGIALAPKDGNNLELLYQNASTSLAHSKLQGENAVIVFNKEIEDKVKSISFAKQLIERALNEKLFTLYYQPFFNTKTLNLEGFEALVRIKDKDGKIYTPNVFIDVLENSKYLMDYEKWLLNEIIQKSSKWNIPISFNISANSFKNKDYIKYLSSLNSKINLIMEITERVLMINPEETKEILYKIKKDTALKIAADDFGIEYSSLKYLKDFPIDEIKIDISFTREIVEDLKTRAVVKGIITLAKELGMQTLAEGVETNQQLKILRDLGCDYVQGYLLGKPMPEEEAEKLIKNQG from the coding sequence ATGAACTTTTCAATATGTCCACATGATACTGAAAAGGGACTTAAGTTTTGGAAAGATTTTATAAGACAACTTGAAGAAAAACTTGGAGAAAAAATAGATTTTAAGCCCTATAAATCTTTTGAAGAAGAAAAAGAAAATTTAGATACAAAAATTCATCACGTTTATTATGCAAGCCCTGAAATTGCTATACATCTTTATCAAAAAGGTTATAAACCAGTTGCCAGATTTAAAAGGCAAAGAGATACTTTTTTAATTATAGGAAAAGATGAATCTGTTTTTAATAAACGTTTTATAAAAGTTGCAACAGCTTTATCAAACCCTCCTGTATATGGTTTATTAAATTCTGACTTTGAAGATTTAGAAGTGATTTTTACTAAAACTTGGCAAGAAGTGTTTGAGCTTGTAAAAGAAGGAAAAGTTGATTTAGGAATAATATACAACGAAACTTGGGAAGAAATAAAAAATAAGGAAGGTATTAATATATTCAGGTCTAATACACTTGAAACTTCACACATTTTTATGGTACATCCTACCGTTTACGACAAAGTAAAGCTTGTTTTACTATCTTTTGACTTTTTAGAAGAAGTTACAGATGACGATATTAATAAAACGATGGAAACATTCGCCAAATTTAGGATACTTGCAAAAAAGTGGGAAGAACACGACATTGCAAAAGCTGTATTAAATACTGATAATTTAGGTATTGTTATTTATCAGGAAAAAGTTGTTTTTGTTAACGATTATGTACCTAAACTTTTTGGTTATTCAAAAGATGAAATACTATCAAAGTCTATTTTAGACTTTATTTATCAAGAAGACAGAGAAAAAGTAATTCCTATAGTTGAAAAAAGGTTAAAAGGAGAGAAGTTTCAAATTTCACATAAAGAAGTTAGGGCTGTAAGCAAAAGTGGAAAAATTCTTATACTGACTGTTTTTGGAGGCACTATTTTATTTAACGGAAAATACTCAGGATTTTTAATATTCTTTGACATTACAAAACAAAAAAAATATGAAAGACTTTATCATCTATTGAGGGAAGTTAACCAAGCAATAACCCTTTCTATAACAGAAGAAGAGATGTTTGAAAAAGTAAGTAAAGCTTTAGTTGAAAAAGTAGGACTTAAGTTTGTATGGATTGGCACTAAGGAAAGTGAAGATAACCCATACTTTAAGGTTATATACAAATACGGTGAAGACAAAGGCTACCTTGAACAAGTTAAAATATCTTGGAGAGAAGACTTACCTACAGGAAGAGGTCCTACAGGAACTGCATTTAGAACTGATAAGATTTTTATAATACCTAACACACAAACAGACACAAGATTTATACCTTGGAGAGAGTACGCAAAAGAAAGGGGTTTTTTATCTACACTGGCTCTTCCTTTAAAAAGTGAAGATGGAAAAGTTAAATATGTAATTACTATATATTCTCCTGAACCAGAGTTTTTTGATGAAGACGTTATCTCGGTTTTAGAAGAGTTAAAGCAAGATTTAGAGTTTTCTATAAAAAGACTGTCTGAAATCAGAAAAAATATAATAATATCAAAGGCTATTGAAAACTCTGATTCTTGGGTGTTAGTTGCAGATGAAAATTTTAAAATAACATACGTTAATGATACAGTATGCAAAATAAGTGGATACTCAAAAGAGGAACTTATAGGTCAAAATCCAAGAATTTTTAAATCTGGAGTACAACCAAGAGAGTTTTATGAAGAGTTATACAAAACAATACTATCTGGAAAACCTTTTTCTGCTGTATTTGCAAACAAGAAAAAAAACGGAGAGCTATTTCATTTAAAAACAACAATATATCCAGTTGAAATACCACCAAATATAAAAAGGTATTTAGCAATAGGTATAGACATTACAAAAGAAGTTGAACTACAACATCAAGTGGCAAAACTTGAAAACTACGATACTCTAACGAACTTAATGAACCTAAAAGGCTTTTTCTTAATATTGTCAGAAAGGTTAAAAAGTTTGGATTGTTGTGGAATTTTAGCTTTAATAGACATTAAAGATTTTACTTTTATAAACCAAATTTACGGATTTGTAGTTGGAAACTTTCTATTAAAGGAGGTGGCAGGTAGGTTAAATCTTGCTTTTTCTGATGCAATAATAGCAAGAACAGCAGCAGATGAATTTGGAATATTTAAAGAAATAAAAAAGGGAACTGAAACAATAGAGCTAAACCAATTTATAGAAAAATTAAACACAGTTTTTTCACATTCAATATTTTATGAGGATAAATTAATAAACTTGTCTTTTAACGCTGGGATAGCTTTAGCACCAAAAGATGGTAATAATTTAGAATTACTGTATCAAAACGCCTCTACATCTTTAGCCCATTCAAAATTACAGGGAGAAAACGCTGTAATTGTATTTAACAAAGAGATAGAAGATAAAGTTAAAAGTATATCTTTTGCAAAACAACTTATAGAAAGAGCGTTAAACGAGAAATTATTTACTCTCTACTATCAACCATTTTTTAACACTAAAACTTTAAATTTAGAAGGATTTGAAGCGTTAGTTAGAATAAAGGATAAGGATGGAAAAATATACACTCCAAATGTTTTTATAGACGTTCTTGAAAACAGTAAGTACTTGATGGATTATGAAAAATGGCTTTTAAACGAGATAATACAGAAAAGTAGTAAATGGAATATTCCTATATCCTTTAACATCTCAGCCAACAGTTTTAAAAACAAAGATTATATAAAATATCTTTCTTCTTTAAACTCTAAAATTAATCTTATAATGGAAATTACAGAAAGAGTTTTAATGATAAATCCAGAAGAAACAAAAGAGATACTCTATAAAATCAAAAAAGATACTGCTTTAAAGATAGCTGCAGACGACTTTGGAATAGAGTATTCATCGTTAAAATATCTTAAAGATTTTCCTATAGATGAAATAAAGATAGATATTTCTTTTACAAGAGAAATTGTAGAAGATTTAAAAACAAGAGCTGTAGTAAAAGGTATTATAACTCTTGCAAAAGAACTTGGAATGCAAACATTAGCAGAAGGAGTAGAAACTAACCAGCAATTAAAGATATTAAGAGATTTAGGTTGTGATTATGTTCAAGGCTATCTTTTAGGTAAACCTATGCCAGAAGAAGAAGCTGAAAAACTTATAAAAAATCAAGGTTAA